From Chlamydia avium 10DC88:
TAATAGCTGCAGCAACTGCTCAGGAATTAGATACTGTGGTTGCAGCATCTTCGGGAATTGCTGCCTTGTCTGCAATTATAGAGGCTATTAAAGCAGGGAAAGTTTTAGCTTTAGCGAATAAAGAGGTTCTAGTTTCTGCCGGAGAAATAATTACAGGAATTATTCGACAATATCAAACAAAAGTTCTACCAATAGATAGTGAGCACAACGCCCTATACCAATGTTTAGAGGGTCGAGACCCTAGTGAAGTTAGAAAATTAATTTTAACTGCATCAGGAGGACCATTATTTCGTAAATCTAAAAAAGAATTGGCTCATGTAACTCTTCAAGATGTTTTAAATCATCCCATATGGAACATGGGAGAAAAAATTACAGTAGATTCTTCAACTTTGATTAATAAAGGATTAGAAATCATTGAGGCTTATTGGCTATTTGGATTAGAAAATACAGAGATAGATGCTATAATTCATCCTCAAAGTTTAATTCATGGTATGGTAGAATTCACCGATGGTACGGTACTTTCTGTAATGAATCCTCCAAGTATGCTTTTCCCCATACAACATGTATTAACAGCACCAAAACGCTATTCTTCTCCTTGCCCGGGTATGGATTTTTCTAAGAGTCACGCATTAGAATTTTTCCCAATAGATGAGGAAAAATTTCCTAGTATTCGTTTAGCCCGTCAAGTTTTAAGTGATAGAGGGTCCTCTGGAGCCTTTTTTAATGCTGCTAATGAGGTGTTGGTTTATAGATTTTTAAGAGGAGAAATTGCTTGGTGCGATATTCTGAATAAATTATCCAAGCTTATGGAAAACTATAAAGCTTTTGCGTGCTCTTCATTAGAAGATATCTTAGAAATTGATAAGGAAGCTAGAGTTTTTGCTCAGGAGATATAACCTGGTAGACATATGACAATAATATATTTTATTCTTGCAGCCCTTGCTTTAGGGGTTTTGGTATTGATCCATGAGTTAGGCCATTTACTAGCAGCTAAGTGTGTTGGTATGGCTGTCGAGAGTTTTAGTATTGGTTTTGGCCCTGCTTTGTATAAAAAAAGATTGGGGACATAGAATACCGCATAGGCATTTTCCCTTTTGGGGGGTATGTCCGTATTAAGGGAATGGATAAAAAAGAAAAAGGTTTATCTACTAGCCAAGACTCTGTGTACGATATTCCTCAGGGTTTTTTTAGCAAGTCTCCTTGGAAACGAATTTTTGTTCTTGCTGCAGGTCCGTTAGCAAATATTTTATTAGCATTTATTGTGTTTGGAGCTCTATATGTTTGCGGTGGAAGGACTAAAGCATATTCAGAATATTCAAGTATTGTAGGTTGGGCTCATCCTCTTCTAAAAGAAAAAGGATTAAAAGGTAGGAGACGAAATTCTTACTTGTAATAATAAGCGATATTCCTCTGATAAAGATGGAGTAACCGCAGCTTTATTAGACGGCTACTTATCTTTACAGGGAATGCACCCGTCTTATTTATCTAATGATATAGCTAGCTTTTTTACCTTGGATACAGAATTTAACGTCAATAAATTAGGTATTCCTCTTGTTGGAGCTAGTTATTTATTATATCGGCACCAAGAACAAATTACGAACCATTCTCCTATGGCGAATGTTGGTATGCGCGCAGGAGATCGCTTGGTATGGATGGATGGGGAGTTGTTATTTTCTCCCATACAGATCTCTCAGCTTCTCGAGGAAGCTTATGCTTTTCTAAAAGTGTTACGTGATGATCAAGAATTGTTTGTCCGTGTCCCTAGGGTAAGAGCTAGCACTTTATACTTATCACCTTACATCAGAAATGAACTTATCGATAATCAGTATGAAGCTGGTATTAAAGGTAAATGGTCTTCTCTATATACCATCCCTTATATAGTAAATAGCTATGGCTATATAGAAGGAGAGTTGCACCCTGTAGATCCAGAATCTCCTTTCCCTAATATGGAGAAAAAATTGGAACTAGGGGATCGTATTTTATCTGTAGATAGCATACCTGTAAGTAGCAGTATAGATATTCTTCGCTTACTTCAGGATCATAAGGTATCTATAATTGTCCAAAATATGACTCCGGAACAGTTAGAAGAGGTAGATTCTTCTATTGCTAATCAACGTTTCTTAGAGTCTTACAATGCAAATGATCTTATGAATATCATTCAATCTATAGGAAGTGGTCATGAAGTAAGACAATCAGGACAGTATCGTTTACTACCTCCTATCCAACCAAAGCCCTGGATTAGTATTTATTCTGATAAACTTTTACATCATCGTCGTGAGATAGCAAAGAAATTAAAAAATCAAAAACAACGTCGCTATTATTTAGATAGAATAGAGAAGGAAAAGCAACGTTTGTCTTTAGGAATTCCTCTAGAAGATGCTGTTGTAAGGTATAATCCTCGTCCTACTGTTTTAATGTGGGCTATTATTAAGGACAGTCTTCGAACAATTAAAGCCTTGATTTTTGGTCGTCTGCATCCTCAATGGTTATCAGGACCTGTGGGTATTGTTCATATGCTACATAAGGGGTGGTCATTAGGATTATCTGAGGCTTTATTTTGGATAGGGCTAGTGAGTGTCAATTTATCGGTCTTAAATCTTCTCCCTATTCCTATTTTAGATGGTGGCTACATTGTCTTGTGCCTTTGGGAAATAGTTACACGTCGTCGCTTGAATATGCAACTTGTTGAGAAAATGTTAATTCCTTTTTCTTTGCTACTAATTATTTTCTTTATTTTCTTAACTTTTCAGGATGTGTTTCGTTTTTTTGTAGCGAGTTAGTTTTCCAATTTTTAGGAAAACCATAAAGATTATAAGGATGCGAACCAAAGCAGTGGATCACATAGATATCCTTATTTTGGTTCGTATTTAGTCTGGAGTTTTTTTGTTTTTCTTCTTTAACTTTTTGTTCTAAATCTTTAGGTTCTGCTTGAATAGCATGAGTTTTACTTCCATGTTTTAAGAATTCCCTCATCAGGAACAAGGATTTCCTATTAGTAATGATATATGTATGGTTTGTATTAATTATATAGGCTTCATGAGGAGTATCTAAACAAGTTTCTATAGTACATACTTTCCCATCATTTTCGTATTCTAAATGAAATGGAATGAATTTACTTCGTTTATTGCCACTTAGGATAAGAACATCAACAGTGGGGGGGATTTTTGCAATATTTAGCATTTTCGTAGGACAGTACGTTAGTAACTGTCTTCCGAGTTTTCCTCCAAAGACAAACTGTACAATAGCTAGAGATCTATAACGTCTTGCTAGTGTAGATCCTGCATTAGGTGGTGCCATGAGAATAGCTTTTCCATGTTTTGCTTCTTGAGGACAATCTGGTCTGGATAAGGCAACTCGAACAATGACTCCTCCTATAGAGTGAGTAACAAAGTTTATTGGTACCCCTGGTTTTAACTCGGCAATTTTTTTAATTAATCGTATTAAATGCTCGGCATGTTTTTCTAATGTAAATTTTCTTGTTTCATAGTTCCATATAAATATGTCGTAATTTTCTTTTTCTAAGAGATTTCCGATAGGCTTTAGAGATCTATAGGATCTTAGGAAAGCATGAACACATATTACGGATTCCTTTTGTTGCGATGTTTCTTTAATTCCATCAATTCCTGAGGGAAGTGTTTGAATTATAGAAGTATCTGCAACAATTGAAGGACCTGATATTAGAAATAATAAAATTAATAATAATTTCTTCATTTTCACACCGATATAATTATTTTAATAAGTTTATTATTAAAATCTACCAAGTTGAATTAACTTAATTAAAATTAATTAATATGCAATTAATTAAAGATGGCTTTTATTTAATATATGGATAAGAAAGCACTTGTGCTTGATGAATATGAAGAGATTGATTGTTAGTGATTAATGGGTGTTTTAGAAGAGTTGTTGATGTTATAAACGTTTGACTTAGAGTGGGTGCTAGATCTAATAATTGTGAAATGCGATGGTCATCTAATCCTGAATGAATATCGTCCATGCAGAATAGAGGGCAGGTGCGATAACTATCTCGAATATAGAGACATTCTGCAAGTCTAAGAATAGCAAGTAGAGTGTGTTTTTGACCTTCACTAGAAAATTGTGATGCAGATAAGTTGTTTAACATGAGAGTAAAATCCTCACGATGAGGACCTACAGAGGTATTTCCCAAGTCTAGATCGCGAGTTAGTGATGCTGATAGTTGTTTATGAAGTTCCTTAGCCAGAGTTTCTTGAGAGATATTTTCCTGTTTAATTAATGAGCTTTTGAATTTTATCTTTAGATGCTCTTCTAGAGTATTACTCCACAATGTTTGAAGAGATTCATTGAGTTTATTACAGCAGGAATAACGACGGAGTGTAAGATAAGCTCCTGAATTAGCAAGTTGTTCATCCCAAACAGATAATGTAGAAATGTTTTTAGTTTTTAAGAGAGTATTTCTTTGTAGTAGTGCTCGATGATAATAAGAAAGTGTATGTTTATAGTGGCTATCACATTGGGATAATAAGAGATTTAGAAATAATCTTCTTTCTGAAGGTGTTCCAGAAATGAGCATCGAGTCTTTATAAGAGAACAATACAATGGGTATAATTCCTATTAATTGGGAAAGTGTTTTCATAGGGGATTGGTCATAGATAATTTTTTTCCCCTGTTTGTCAACATATATGGATAGTGAATGGGTTATCTCTTCATGGTCAAATGTCATCTCTAAAAAGAAATAGGAAGCCCCAAGAGAAATAGCTTCAATTAGATGGGGAGTTCTGAATGATCTTCCGAGAGCTAATATATAAATAGCCTCTAAGATATTAGTTTTCCCTTGGGCATTTTCTCCAAAAATATAGTTTATTCCTGGGGCAAAAGTAATCTCAGTATCTTTATAATTTCTAAAATTCTTAAGACAGAGAGAGTGGATCTTCATTAATCATCATGCAATCGCATAGGCATAATAACAAATAAACTACGAGTAGAATCCGTAATAATTCCTGGATTATAAGAATCCGAAATTCCTAGATTAACGAGTTCATCTTTACTGTGTTTTAAAATATCTAAAAAGAAAAAGGGATTGAAGGCTATTTCTAGAAGTTCTCCAGAGTAATTAACTGCCATACTTACTTTTCCTTCTCCAACTTTTGTACAATTTGCTGTTAGAGTCAGTTCCCCAGGAGTAAAGGTAAACTTTACAGAATGTGAAGATTCATTAGTAAATAGGGCCACCTGTTTTAATAGAGAAATGAGTTCTTCACGATGGAGGTCAAGTTGAACACTACTTTCTGTGGAAATTACTGGGGTAAAGTCTGGGAAATCTCCAGAAAGTAATTTTGTAATGAGCAGGGTATTACCACATTCTACAGCAATTTTAGATTGGTCTAAGAATACAGTAGCTTCAGTATCTTCGGAGCAAATTTTGATAATTTCTTCGACAGCTTTAATAGGAATAATATAGTCTCCCGTAAAGGATTTATCCAAAGAGATTTCCGTATCTATTTTTGCTAGACGCTTTCCATCAGTTCCTACTACGGTAATAATGCCATTGGCAATTGTAAATAAAACTCCAGTAAGGATGTAGCGACTTTCTTCTCGGGAAACGGCAAAGGAAGTGCGTTGTAACATTTCCTTCAGTTGTTCTGTGGATAATGTGAATCGTATAGAATTTTGGATGTCTGGAAGCATGGGAAAGTCTTCTTTCCCCATGCTTAGTAGGCGGAAGCAGGAGGATCCTGATATAATTTTTGCCATTTCTCCTGTGGAAGCTGAAATTTCAAGATTAGCTTCTGTTAACTCCTTTACGAGTTGAAAAAAATCTCTTTGAGGGAAGAGAAATTGCTCCCGATTCGTAGACTTTTGCTTGAGCTACACAGCGTGTGCTGACTGTTAGATCTGTAGCTGTAAATACAAGTTCATCGTTACACGTTTCTATAAGTACATGTGTAAGCACAGGAATAGGCGTATTCTGAGGAACTACGCTTTGGATTTTTTTGATAAGATTTCCTAATTCATTTTTGGAGACGACAAATTTCATATTTTCCTCAGTATAAGTCACTAGATGTAATCTTTTGCCCTAGAGGCTATAGTCGGTGACCTAGGTACAGCAGGATATTACTATAAAGAGATTTTCTGGTCTTCTAGATATTTAATAGTTGAGCTAGAGAGACTATGTTCTAAGTATTAAGAAAGAAAAAACGATTTTTGTTATACTTGTCTTCGAGTTGCTTAGATAAGGAAAGTGATGTTAGGTAAGGAAATTATTTCTAATCGTAAAGCCTTACATAATTATGAAGTTTTAGAAACTCTAAATGCTGGAATCCTACTCACAGGGACAGAAATTAAATCTTTGAGAAATCATGGAGGGAATCTCAATGATTCCTATGTTACCATTTCTAAAGGAGAAGCATGGTTAGTCAATTCTAGCATCGCTCCCTACCGCTTTGGTAATATTTATAATCATGAAGAACGAAGAAAACGCAAGTTACTTCTTCATAAATATGAGATCCGTAAGTTGGAAGGGAAGATAGCTCAAAAAGGGATATCTGTGATTCCTTTGAGTATGTTTATTTCTCGGGGTTATGTAAAGATTCGTCTGGGTTGTTGTCGTGGGAAGAAACTTCATGATAAACGTCAGGCTATTATTACAAGAGAGAAACAAAGAGAGGCTCAGGCAGCTTTCAAGCGTTATCGTTGATATATACTAGGAGATTTTTTTCTTTAGCCCAGGCTAGAGCCTCTGTTTTATTAGGGAAGGTCATCAGCACAGTTGCCATGGCATCCGCAAAAGCACAATCTGGGTGAATAACCGTAGCCGATAGAATGGGATAGTCTTGTATGTCTAAGGGTTTCCCTGTGTAGGGATC
This genomic window contains:
- a CDS encoding esterase/lipase family protein codes for the protein MKKLLLILLFLISGPSIVADTSIIQTLPSGIDGIKETSQQKESVICVHAFLRSYRSLKPIGNLLEKENYDIFIWNYETRKFTLEKHAEHLIRLIKKIAELKPGVPINFVTHSIGGVIVRVALSRPDCPQEAKHGKAILMAPPNAGSTLARRYRSLAIVQFVFGGKLGRQLLTYCPTKMLNIAKIPPTVDVLILSGNKRSKFIPFHLEYENDGKVCTIETCLDTPHEAYIINTNHTYIITNRKSLFLMREFLKHGSKTHAIQAEPKDLEQKVKEEKQKNSRLNTNQNKDIYVIHCFGSHPYNLYGFPKNWKTNSLQKNETHPEKLRK
- the smpB gene encoding SsrA-binding protein SmpB; this translates as MLGKEIISNRKALHNYEVLETLNAGILLTGTEIKSLRNHGGNLNDSYVTISKGEAWLVNSSIAPYRFGNIYNHEERRKRKLLLHKYEIRKLEGKIAQKGISVIPLSMFISRGYVKIRLGCCRGKKLHDKRQAIITREKQREAQAAFKRYR
- the dxr gene encoding 1-deoxy-D-xylulose-5-phosphate reductoisomerase, translating into MKHLAIFGSTGSIGRQTLSIVRSFPDAFKVVALAAYGNNKDIFFDQIREFSPSIISVYDQQLYYEILQEFPRAQVFLGEEGLIAAATAQELDTVVAASSGIAALSAIIEAIKAGKVLALANKEVLVSAGEIITGIIRQYQTKVLPIDSEHNALYQCLEGRDPSEVRKLILTASGGPLFRKSKKELAHVTLQDVLNHPIWNMGEKITVDSSTLINKGLEIIEAYWLFGLENTEIDAIIHPQSLIHGMVEFTDGTVLSVMNPPSMLFPIQHVLTAPKRYSSPCPGMDFSKSHALEFFPIDEEKFPSIRLARQVLSDRGSSGAFFNAANEVLVYRFLRGEIAWCDILNKLSKLMENYKAFACSSLEDILEIDKEARVFAQEI
- the recF gene encoding DNA replication/repair protein RecF (All proteins in this family for which functions are known are DNA-binding proteins that assist the filamentation of RecA onto DNA for the initiation of recombination or recombinational repair.) — its product is MKIHSLCLKNFRNYKDTEITFAPGINYIFGENAQGKTNILEAIYILALGRSFRTPHLIEAISLGASYFFLEMTFDHEEITHSLSIYVDKQGKKIIYDQSPMKTLSQLIGIIPIVLFSYKDSMLISGTPSERRLFLNLLLSQCDSHYKHTLSYYHRALLQRNTLLKTKNISTLSVWDEQLANSGAYLTLRRYSCCNKLNESLQTLWSNTLEEHLKIKFKSSLIKQENISQETLAKELHKQLSASLTRDLDLGNTSVGPHREDFTLMLNNLSASQFSSEGQKHTLLAILRLAECLYIRDSYRTCPLFCMDDIHSGLDDHRISQLLDLAPTLSQTFITSTTLLKHPLITNNQSLHIHQAQVLSYPYIK